CTGTCCTGGCAGGGCCTGACAACCCCTTTCTCTGCAGTCCATTGAAGGCTCCATGGTGACCTTGAGCCAAGGCCAGTGGATGAGTCTCCCAGACCTGCAGGTCAAAGACTGGATGCGGAAGAAATGCAGGTAAGGGGGCCCTGGGAGgctgggcaggcaggcagaggagtTTATACTCCCCTATTAACAGATAAAACTGGCCTCTCTAGGTTCTGACTCTGTCCCTGCAGATGAGGAGGGGGAGTCAGGATTGTGTAGTGACAGGAACGTGCGCATCACTTGCCCTTTTTGCATAATACCTATAAGAAGTATCTTACAATGAAACCATAGTAGGTAGCCCTTTACAGGGCTGTGTAGTATTCCTAAAGGAGCCATGCCTCTAGCTCAGCAAATACCCCACCCCAGTGATCCTCTGCCAGCCACTTGCCCCTCTCAGTGTGCCATTATATTAAACAACCCTGCAGGTAGCCTATGAGGATAGCTCTCTCTGTTACAGTTAGCacaaaaggtaaagaaaaaaaaagcatgaaatgacagacagaaaCAAAGCCTATAGCTCCTGGTGGCCTCCGTGCATCCTGGCCTTTGAGTGCCCCTTagccatgtgtgcctgcacagaGTAACTCATACAGTAAGGTACAGGAAGTCTTATGAgatgccagctcccccaccagcgTCACGGGCCCTGCATGTCCCTGGAGAGGGAGGAGACACAATAGAACTGGCAGTGAAAACGGCAAGCCCCACAAGGCTCCCGTGTGCCTTTCCTGTGTGGTCCAGGACCTGCTAAGGGCTTCAAtaggggtattttttttttaaagatttatttattttatgtatgtgagtatactgctgcgctcttcagacacaccagaagagggcatccaatcccatcacagatgattatgagccaccacgtggttgctgggatttgaactcaggacctctggaagagcagtcagtgctcttctctCCAACCCTGGGGGAGGGGGTAATTTTAAGTCCACACTTCAATCAGAACGTGGTTCACAGGGTtcgggatttagctcagtggcgGAGCACTTGCCAAGCAagagcaaggccctgggttcagttctcaccACGCGGGAAGGgaagggtgggggcggggtgaggGTGTGACCCACACAGGAAAGAGTAGGGGAGCCCTGAGTGCCTCTGAGGAGTACCTGCAGGTCACTTGTGGGCAGGTTCTGAGGCCGCTATCCAGCGCCCACTccctctgttcctccctccctctcctccaggaCAGCCCTGCGCTTAGCTCTGGCTGTAGAGCCCTCAACCTCATTGTCAGCTTCATAGATGTGAGCTATTACAACATTTCCTTAGATCTgctgagttttttgttattgttgttttgtttgtttttagtttttgacgCAGGGTCTTAGCATtcgaggctggccttaaactggtggtcctcctgcctcagtctcccgagTGCAGGTAGTCACCAGCTTTCAGACTGTTATTGCCCATTGAGGGTAATGATGTGGCCAGCCCAGACATGTCACCCCATGGTCAAGTTCCAGTCTAGGTGCTTGGCTTGTACCCAACACTGTACGATCTCCCAAGACCCTCATGGGATGTTGCCAATACACTCAcacatagggaaactgaggcacagggggTTTCAGGCTTTGGATGGTACCCTTGTTAGTTCTGCTTTACATGGGAGACACCCAAGCCTCCCCTCAGCAGGGCATGCCGTCACACTGGCCAGTGCCTACTACCATGCCTGTCTCTGATACCCAGCCCCTCCACGTCTGCTTCCTCTTTAGAGGTCTCCGCAACAGCAGAGCCACAGCCGGTGACATCGCCCACTACTACCGGGACTACGTGATCAAGAAAGGCCTAAGTCACAACTTTGTGTCTGGTGCCGTGGTCACTGCCGTGGAGTGGGCTAAGTCCGAGCATGGCAGTCCCGAGGTCCAGGCATCCAGTCCCCTCTTCCAAGTGAATGGCTACTTGACTACCAAGGACCACGGCCACCAGCCCTTCTCACTGCGGGCCCGTAATGTGGTCCTGGCCACAGGCACCTTTGACAGCCCAGCCATGCTAGGCATCCCAGGAGAGACCCTGCCCTTTGTCCACCACGACCTGTCAGCCCTGGAGGCAGCCCTTCGGGCAGGCACTGTGAACCCAACCTCAGACCCGGTGCTGATTGTGGGAGCAGGGCTATCTGCAGCCGATGCTGTCCTCTTTGCCCGTCACTACAACATCCAGGTGATCCATGCTTTCCGCCGGTCCGTGCATGACCCCGGCCTGGTATTCAACCAGCTGCCCAAGATGCTATACCCTGAGTACCACAAAGTGCAGCAGATGATGCGCGATCAGTCCATCTTGTCTCCTAGCCCCTATGAGGGCTACCGCAGCCTCCCTGAGCACCAGCCACTGCTCTTCAAAGAGGACCACCAAGCAGTGTTCCAGGACCCACAGGGGGGCCAGCAGCTCTTTGGGGTCTCCATGGTGCTGGTCCTCATTGGCTCCCACCCCGACCTCTCCTACCTCCCCAGGGCAGGTGCTGACTTGGTCATAGACCCAGATCAGCCACTGAGTCCCAAGAGGAACCCCATTGACGTGGACCCCTTCACCCATGAGAGCACTCACCAGGAGGGCCTGTATGCCCTGGGGCCGTTGGCTGGGGACAACTTTGTGAGATTTGTCCAGGGCGGGGCCCTGGCTGCTGCCAGCTCCCTGCTGAAGAAGGAGACCAGGAAGCCACCTTAACATTAGCCTGGCACCCTGACACCCAGGCCCTGAAGAGGAAGAGGGCTTATCACAGCCCAGCGGGACGTGAGCCCATCTAAAGATTTCCCATTTGGGAACCAGTCTCCCCAGCAGAAGGGGAAGACTTGAGCCATGTGGATGGACTATCTGCCCCAGAGGCATGGGGAACACAGGCTGCCCTACCCTCAGGCGAGATGAGGCCCCAGGTGGGAGCAGTAGCCATAGACCAGGGGGCCCCCTTGAAACTGTCAGTGTGTGCTGGAGTCACAGGGCCAGCTGAGTGTCCAACTTGGAGGGCCCCAGGCCCAACTTTTCACCATCAGATCTGTAATAAAACCAGCTGTGCCTCCACTGTGCCTGAGGAGTCTGTGCTTGGGAAGTGGCTAGGCAAATAGACCGCGCACTGGGCCCCTGGGTAAAGCCCGCAGCTCCAGGAGAACAAGCGATAGGGCCCCAGAGTGGAGCATCCATAGGCACAGGGCTAGACTCTATGGAGTCTGGGTCAGGAATGAGGCTTCCAGAAGCCTGATGCAGCCCTGTCCACTCTGTCCCCTGGTCTGCCCATTTGAGTCTCACCTCCCGCCTCAGGGCCTTTGAGCAGGCTGGTGTCCAGTCCCGGGACCCCTATTCAGGTGTCTTGAGTCTGAGTCACTTGCACAAGTCTGCGTCTTGCTCTACCTTCTGGGCAACTAGCGCCCGcgggtggaggaggggaggaagggactcGGGGAGAATCATCCGGCAGAGGGCGCTCGGGGCTCACCGGACACCAGTACCAAGGGGGGAGGGGACCGGGGGTCAGCGAGACCCTGGCGGGGACGGGGGCACAATCCCGGGGCCCCCACCCTCCTCCACACCCGCCCTAAGTTCTGCGTGAACGAAGCCATCCCCCTCGGGGGCCGTGCCAGGGTCCGGTCGCTGGGCCCCGCGTCCCCGCGGGCAGTCCCCTGCCTCCGCT
The Mus musculus strain C57BL/6J chromosome 8, GRCm38.p6 C57BL/6J genome window above contains:
- the Osgin1 gene encoding oxidative stress-induced growth inhibitor 1 isoform X1; the encoded protein is MTSWRHDSLGASSSEPLPVVIIGNGPSGICLSYLLSGHIPYVKPGAVHPHPLLQRKLAEAPGVSILDQDLEYLSEGLEGRSQSPVALLFDALLRPDTDFGGSIDSVLSWKRQKDRAVPHLVLGRNLPGGAWHSIEGSMVTLSQGQWMSLPDLQVKDWMRKKCRGLRNSRATAGDIAHYYRDYVIKKGLSHNFVSGAVVTAVEWAKSEHGSPEVQASSPLFQVNGYLTTKDHGHQPFSLRARNVVLATGTFDSPAMLGIPGETLPFVHHDLSALEAALRAGTVNPTSDPVLIVGAGLSAADAVLFARHYNIQVIHAFRRSVHDPGLVFNQLPKMLYPEYHKVQQMMRDQSILSPSPYEGYRSLPEHQPLLFKEDHQAVFQDPQGGQQLFGVSMVLVLIGSHPDLSYLPRAGADLVIDPDQPLSPKRNPIDVDPFTHESTHQEGLYALGPLAGDNFVRFVQGGALAAASSLLKKETRKPP